From the genome of Streptomyces sp. NBC_01341, one region includes:
- a CDS encoding SGNH/GDSL hydrolase family protein, with amino-acid sequence MQRLSTASRAARAVTVGAALLSAGAALVTAGATTAGAATDSRHHVDYVALGDSYASAPMVPGQVDPTCLRSDNNYPSLVARSSSARLTDVTCSGATTANMASVQGEVPAQFEALNRGTDLVTVTIGGNDIGFSTILGTCAHVTATDPSGAPCRSYFTAGGTDAVTGSIEQAAPKVAQVLRGIHRRAPHARVVVVGYPDLFPEDGIGCTSAKVPLAAGDFSYLRDKEKELNKMIARQAHRGGAQYVDTYTPTVGHDLCQPVANRWIETFAPETPAAPVHPNAAGESAMAGAVQRGLSRHFWHH; translated from the coding sequence TTGCAAAGACTGTCTACCGCCTCCCGCGCCGCGCGTGCCGTGACCGTGGGCGCCGCGCTGCTCTCCGCAGGAGCGGCACTGGTCACGGCCGGGGCGACCACGGCCGGCGCCGCCACGGACAGCCGGCACCACGTGGACTACGTCGCCCTCGGCGACTCGTACGCCTCCGCCCCGATGGTCCCCGGCCAGGTCGACCCGACCTGTCTCCGGTCCGACAACAACTACCCGTCGCTGGTGGCCCGGTCGTCGTCCGCGCGGCTGACCGACGTCACCTGTTCGGGAGCTACCACCGCGAACATGGCATCGGTTCAGGGTGAGGTTCCCGCCCAGTTCGAGGCCCTGAACCGGGGCACCGACCTCGTGACCGTCACCATCGGCGGTAACGACATCGGCTTCTCGACCATCCTCGGAACCTGCGCGCACGTCACCGCCACCGACCCGTCCGGTGCCCCCTGCCGGTCGTACTTCACGGCCGGTGGAACCGACGCCGTCACCGGCTCGATCGAGCAGGCGGCCCCCAAGGTCGCTCAGGTGCTCCGCGGCATCCACCGCCGTGCTCCGCACGCCCGCGTCGTGGTCGTCGGCTACCCCGACCTCTTCCCGGAGGACGGCATCGGCTGCACGAGTGCCAAGGTGCCCCTGGCGGCCGGCGACTTCTCCTACCTGCGGGACAAGGAGAAGGAACTCAACAAGATGATTGCCCGTCAGGCGCATCGCGGTGGGGCGCAGTACGTGGACACCTACACGCCCACCGTCGGCCACGACCTCTGTCAGCCGGTCGCCAACCGGTGGATCGAGACGTTCGCCCCGGAGACCCCGGCCGCGCCCGTGCACCCCAACGCGGCCGGCGAGAGCGCGATGGCCGGTGCGGTCCAGCGTGGGCTCTCCCGCCACTTCTGGCACCACTGA
- a CDS encoding 2-hydroxyacid dehydrogenase, whose translation MNTAAAGLHGGDRALAWLPIPAEEFDELPDRLDYAHWDGRGEYPTDPARVAFYAPPITKDSDVILAPLPHMPRLRVLQALSAGVDYLLPHLRPDVVLCNARGVHDDSTAEMALTLTLAALRGVPDFVRNQAEGRWQEGVRPSLFGATVLIVGYGSIGAAIEERLRPFGCAVERVAGRARWSERGPVHSHSSLADLLPKADVVILSVPLTAATHHMVDAGFLAAMKDGSLLVNMARGAVVDTEALLTEVQGGRLHAALDVTDPEPLPAGHPLWTAPGVLISPHAGAFTSAFLPQVKRLLSAQLHRLADGQELHNTVTALPAAS comes from the coding sequence CTGAACACCGCCGCCGCCGGCCTCCACGGCGGTGACCGGGCACTCGCCTGGCTTCCGATACCCGCGGAGGAGTTCGACGAGCTCCCGGACCGCCTGGACTACGCGCATTGGGACGGCCGCGGGGAATACCCCACCGATCCAGCCCGTGTCGCCTTCTACGCGCCCCCGATCACCAAGGACAGCGATGTGATCCTGGCGCCGTTGCCGCACATGCCTCGACTGCGCGTGCTGCAGGCGCTCAGCGCGGGGGTCGACTACCTGCTCCCCCATCTGCGGCCGGACGTCGTGCTGTGCAACGCCCGCGGTGTGCACGACGACAGTACGGCGGAGATGGCGCTGACGCTGACGCTGGCCGCGCTGCGCGGGGTACCGGACTTCGTCCGTAACCAAGCCGAGGGCCGCTGGCAGGAAGGTGTCCGTCCCTCCCTGTTCGGCGCCACGGTCCTCATCGTGGGGTACGGCTCGATCGGTGCGGCGATCGAGGAACGGCTGCGCCCCTTCGGATGTGCGGTGGAACGCGTCGCCGGCCGGGCGCGGTGGTCCGAGCGGGGGCCCGTCCACTCCCACTCCTCGCTGGCCGACCTGCTGCCGAAGGCCGACGTGGTGATTCTCTCGGTGCCCCTGACGGCGGCAACTCACCACATGGTCGACGCCGGCTTCCTGGCCGCGATGAAGGACGGCTCGCTCCTCGTCAACATGGCACGTGGCGCGGTGGTGGACACCGAAGCCCTGCTCACCGAGGTGCAGGGGGGAAGGCTGCACGCCGCCCTCGACGTGACCGACCCCGAACCGCTGCCCGCGGGGCATCCGTTGTGGACCGCACCGGGCGTCCTCATCAGCCCGCACGCGGGCGCGTTCACGTCCGCTTTCCTGCCTCAGGTCAAGCGGCTGCTCAGCGCCCAGTTGCACCGTCTCGCCGACGGGCAGGAACTGCACAACACCGTCACCGCTCTCCCCGCCGCAAGCTGA